The Helianthus annuus cultivar XRQ/B chromosome 16, HanXRQr2.0-SUNRISE, whole genome shotgun sequence genome includes a window with the following:
- the LOC110917617 gene encoding uncharacterized protein LOC110917617, producing MGKKGCYNCGQEGHPYFKCPSPVRTCFNCFTPGHVKADCPKLKQQGQKDEKKNENQKARGRMFQITTEEAKASPNVVSGSKEEGASSGSQTKAQDRGKAQV from the exons ATGGGAAAGAAAGGGTGCTACAACTGTGGTCAGGAGGGACATCCTTACTTTAAGTGCCCTAGTCCCGTGAGGACGTGTTTCAATTGTTTCACTCCCGGTCATGTAAAAGCTGACTGTCCAAAGCTTAAACAACAAGGGCAGAaggatgaaaagaagaatgaaaatCAGAAGGCTCGGGGAAGAATGTTTCAGATTACTACCGAGGAAGCCAAGGCCTCACCGAATGTCGTGTCAG GATCGAAAGAAGAAGGAGCTAGTTCCGGATCACAAACAAAGGCACAAGATCGAG GTAAAGCACAAGTTTAA
- the LOC110920270 gene encoding protein FAR1-RELATED SEQUENCE 5-like, translating into MVGELVVNDGIMADTCLSNHHLSTADNSFGPLVKWWLINEYSIHCQDHISKWEERICLKSGRKFFKPKVNGSIRPSVGLFSKSFDEAFAFYQRYALAAGFSSRKNTSWKNGGGLMKIRYIVYSKEGFHVSKEIDSGLVDENRKKIVRRNRGSKRVGCNAHVKLILENNNMYKIYYFEEEHNHIFVKDEDIHFLPAARSIDYVKESFISGLYAINIGPVKAFNVMKTMYGGFGEVGASKNDCKNYRKDLNLYIGEYDAEMVVRRLIRKKECSPGFTCDYVIGDDRRLKGLFGADEQSKTNYTVFGDIVGFDATYKSNKNVTFGGALLCSETAGSYQWLLRCFVNAFGNEPKVVVTDQDVAMKRAINDVLSRSRNRLCMWHIWEKLKTRVGHVLSSNIEFNTRITHVAWNDTIIPEDFETEWHSIMSTFGLENHEWLKDMYDLRFDWIPSYYHGENLAGLMRTTSRCESENYFFGQFCNPRCTLVEFFTHFETAMDFQRHEHRRNDHDTRFNTVNKKMV; encoded by the exons ATGGTGGGAGAATTGGTGGTCAACGATGGAATAATGGCAGATACCTGCTTATCCAATCACCATCTTTCCACAGCAGATAACTCCTTCGGTCCTTTGGTGAAGTGGTGGCTTATCAATGAGTATAGCATTCACTGCCAAG ATCACATTTCCAAATGGGAGGAACGTATATGCTTAAAAAGTGGAAGAAAGTTTTTCAAACCTAAAGTCAATGGATCCATTAGACCTTCTGTTGGATTGTTTTCTAAATCATTTGATGAGGCGTTTGCGTTTTATCAGAGATATGCACTTGCTGCAGGTTTTTCATCAAGAAAAAATACCTCTTGGAAAAATGGTGGTGGTTTAATGAAAATAAGATATATTGTCTACTCAAAAGAAGGATTTCATGTTAGCAAAGAAATAGATTCCGGTTTAGTTGATGAGAATAGAAAAAAGATTGTTAGACGTAATAGAGGTTCAAAAAGAGTTGGATGCAATGCTCATGTGAAATTAATATTAGAGAACAATAATATGTATAAAATCTACTACTTTGAAGAAGAACATAATCATATCTTTGTTAAAGATGAAGATATTCATTTCTTGCCTGCTGCCAGAAGTATTGATTATGTTAAAGAAAGTTTTATATCTGGATTGTATGCAATCAATATTGGACCTGTTAAAGCATTCAATGTTATGAAAACAATGTATGGTGGTTTTGGTGAAGTTGGTGCTAGTAAAAATGATTGTAAGAACTATAGAAAGGATTTGAATCTTTACATAGGAGAGTATGATGCAGAAATGGTAGTTAGGCGTCTTATTAGGAAGAAAGAATGTTCTCCTGGTTTCacatgtgattatgttattggtgATGATAGAAGATTGAAAGGACTTTTCGGGGCTGATGAGCAATCAAAAACAAATTATACAGTATTTGGAGACATAGTAGGTTTTGATGCTACTTATAAATCAAACAA GAATGTCACATTTGGTGGTGCATTACTTTGTTCTGAGACTGCAGGTTCTTATCAATGGCTTTTAAGGTGCTTTGTTAATGCTTTTGGAAATGAGCCTAAAGTTGTTGTTACTGATCAAGATGTTGCAATGAAGAGAGCTATTAATGATGTTCTTTCAAGAAGTAGAAATAGGTTATGTATGTGGCATATATGGGAAAAATTGAAGACAAGG GTTGGTCATGTTTTGTCATCCAACATTGAGTTTAATACAAGAATCACTCATGTTGCTTGGAATGATACTATTATTCCAGAAGATTTTGAAACTGAGTGGCATTCAATAATGTCAACTTTTGGATTGGAAAATCATGAATGGTTAAAAGATATGTACGATCTTCGATTTGATTGGATACCCTCTTATTACCATGGAGAGAATTTGGCTGGTCTTATGCGTACTACATCTAGATGTGAAAGCGAGAATTACTTCTTTGGTCAGTTTTGTAATCCAAGATGTACACTTGTTGAATTTTTCACTCATTTTGAGACTGCAATGGATTTTCAAAGGCATGAACATAGGAGGAATGATCATGATACAAG GTTCAATACAGTAAACAAGAAGATGGTTTAA
- the LOC110915054 gene encoding uncharacterized protein LOC110915054: MESFGSAQGRFGLKKGLEMKDFSKTAFAQQEGRRRRTPIPSATMASGGNTDATERITRSELNKMISDEVTRVIDANVSKLAQEVEGQVLSTVENMITGKVDELKEMIAGIQDKKEARRCTYKDFMACKPTTFNGEIDPIECQRWIANMEGVFIRSHYDKEDQVMFATGQLMRRAKDWWDSYTKEIGDNRVQTLTWQEFKQPFIKYHCPQSAVDRIQEDFLRLRQRDESVNEITNTFLDQLKFCEEIVGTERKKIIRYHGMLKAEIREFITPSKCETLDEIIDLARDREIEIKRQDERGEKRQTEKGSAQGSSKKPKTHDQGKKEASKGGFPRCKTCGKPHSGECLLGRKGCYNCGQEGHPYYNCPNPKRVCYNCNESGHVKADCPKLKQGSKKEGKKEETAKAKGRMFQISTEEARAHPNVVSGIKEESSSQSGSQAKDGKGKATC, from the exons ATGGAAAGTTTCGGGTCTGCCCAGGGCCGTTTCGGGTTGAAAAAGGGGCTGGAAATGAAAGATTTTAGTAAAACAGCGTTTGCACAACAGgaaggccgtcggcgacggacTCCTATACCGTCGGCGACG ATGGCAAGTGGAGGAAACACGGATGCAACCGAACGTATAACTCGAAGCGAGTTAAACAAGATGATCTCGGATGAAGTAACGAGGGTAATTGATGCAAACGTTTCCAAGCTAGCACAAGAGGTGGAGGGCCAAGTACTAAGTACGGTAGAAAATATGATCACGGGCAAGGTGGATGAATTGAAGGAAATGATAGCCGGAATTCAAGACAAGAAAGAGGCAAGACGGTGCACCTACAAGGATTTTATGGCATGTAAGCCTACGACCTTTAACGGGGAAATTGACCCCATAGAATGCCAAAGATGGATAGCTAACATGGAAGGGGTGTTCATTCGGAGTCATTACGACAAGGAAGACCAAGTCATGTTTGCCACGGGGCAACTCATGCGAAGGGCTAAAGATTGGTGGGACTCGTATACTAAGGAGATTGGGGACAATCGAGTTCAAACCTTGACTTGGCAAGAATTCAAACAGCCTTTTATCAAGTACCATTGCCCACAATCAGCTGTGGATCGAATTCAAGAAGATTTTCTCCGATTGCGACAAAGGGATGAATCAGTTAACGAAATCACGAACACTTTCCTCGATCAACTGAAGTTTTGTGAAGAAATAGTTGGAACAGAAAGGAAGAAGATTATTCGTTATCATGGCATGCTCAAAGCTGAAATTCGGGAGTTCATAACTCCTTCAAAATGTGAAACTTTGGACGAGATCATTGATTTAGCAAGGGATAGAGAAATCGAGATAAAGAGGCAAGATGAACGTGGGGAGAAAAGGCAAACCGAGAAGGGGTCAGCTCAAGGCTCATCTAAGAAACCCAAAACGCATGATCAAGGAAAGAAGGAAGCTTCCAAAGGCGGGTTTCCACGATGCAAAACATGTGGAAAACCCCATTCCGGTGAATGCTTGTTGGGAAGGAAGGGGTGTTACAATTGCGGGCAAGAAGGGCATCCGTACTATAACTGTCCGAATCCCAAAAGGGTGTGCTACAATTGTAATGAATCGGGCCATGTGAAAGCCGATTGCCCAAAGCTCAAACAAGGGTCGAAGaaagaaggaaagaaagaagAAACCGCGAAAGCGAAGGGAAGAATGTTTCAAATCTCCACGGAAGAAGCAAGAGCTCACCcgaatgtggtctcag GAATAAAAGAAGAAAGTTCAAGTCAATCCGGGTCGCAAGCGAAGGACGGCAAAG GTAAAGCAACTTGCTAA